GCGTTTGTCGCCTATCTGCGCGGCACGCAAAGGGCGGCGCTATTCTATGCGGCCGCTCTGCTGGCGTTCCTCCTCGCGCTGCTCTCGAAGGAGTCGTGCGTCACTCTTCCGGCGATACTTGCGGGTCTGGCGCTGGCGCTGCGTCCGCCGCGGTCCGTTGGCGACCTTCGGCGCCGGCTCTGGGAGTTAGGGCCATTCGTCAGCCTCGCCGCCGCGTACTTCGTGTTCCTCTACGTCCAAGAGTACGAGGCTGCGGCAGAGGGCGGGCTGTACCGTTTCGGGTGGCATTTCTTTGAGAACATGTGGGGCTACCTGCGCTGGATTACGTTTCCCTTCCCGGAGGCTGAGATCGAGTGGGCGCGGGAGTTGCAGGTGGCAACCGCGTTGGCGTTCATTGCGCTCGGCGTCTGGACGCTAGCTGCCCGAAAGCGTGTCCGCGCCCTCTTCTTCACCTGGGTCATCGTCGCCCTGCTGCCATACTCCTTCTTCGAGTCGGGCATCGAGGCGCGCTACACCTATGCCGCCTCCATTCCCCTCGCCGGGTTCGCCGTCCTCATGCTATCGCCCGTGTTCGGGGAGATGAGGGACCGTCTCGGGCCGCTGCCGTCGTTCACCTTTGCAGCCGGAGTCCTGATTGTTGGGGGCGTCTTCCTGGCGGGCGAAGTCCGCAACAACCAGGCCTGGATCGGCAGGCAGGCGAACGAGTACAGCAAACTGTTCCACGAAACGCCCCTACTGTGTGGGCGCTCCTCGCCGGGACAGATCTACCTGATCGAAAGCCCTCTCTTCGACTACCACGGCAGTTCGACCAGGATGACGCTGAACCTGCTGTACGATGACGTCGCCGTCCATCTCCTCGAGCGGCGAGATCCCATCCCCCCCGACGTCTCGACCGACGACTGCGTCCTGAAATACTCCAGCGGTCGGTACGTGAGGATTCGCGGGCCGTGAAATGCTCCCCCCAACGCGGTGCAAGATTCCCGCCCGACGCGCGTTTTGATCTTGGCAGGCAGCGGCGGTTCTTGAGGAGGAGACACGATGCCCGTCCGCGACTATCGATCAGAAGGCATTCTCCTCGACGCACGGGGACTTCCCCTGTTTTGCTGCCGCGCCTGCCAACGTCCTCTCACGCGGCGCGACTTCGCGGAGCTCGGGCTCCGTCTTCCCGACCCCGGCGAGACGGCGGGCGAGTACTGCGACGAAGAGCTCATCGATGACCTGACGCACTTCGATTGTCCGGTGGCCGCCCGCGCTGGCTGAGCCTCGGGTTTGATCCACTTTCGCCTCCAACGGCATCGACAGCACCATCCCAGCTTCGAGGCGCTCCCCTTGTTCCGACGGGCAAGCAGCCGTGATTCTTCCCACCCTCCCACCCTAGACGAGTCAATCTGGAATCTCAAGGGGACACCCCTTGAACCCCGCCAGAGGGGGCACCCCTCTGGACTCCCCCAAAGGGGTGCCGTGTTATGTCAACAGCCTCCCCTGCCCTTGACACTGCCGCGCCCACACATATCATGAAGCCATCGGCCCTGTCTTGAGGACGCGGCAGGAGTCCGCCTAGAAACGGGAGCCCCCTTGACCGAGCAGTACCGCACTATCCACTTCGGGCTGGGACCCATCGGACTGGAGATACTGCGCCTGACCGCGCGACGCCCCTCGCTGCGGCCGGTGGGCGCCATCGATATCGCCGACGGTCTCGTCGGCAAGGACATCGCCGCGCTGGCCGGCCTCGACTCGCCTCTCGGCATCACCGTCGCGCCCGATGCCCCGTCCGTCCTTGCGTCCACGCCCGCGGACGTCGTCCTGCACTCGACCGCGTCTTGGCTGGAAGAGGTGCGCCCGCAGCTGCTCGACATCGTTCGCGCGGGCAAGAACTGCATCTCCACCTGCGAGGAGCTTGCCTGCCCCTGGGACAACTACCCCGGCCTCGCCGCCGAGCTCGACAGTGAAGCGAAGGCGAACGGCGTCACCGTCGTCGGCAGCGGCGTCAACCCCGGCTTCGTCATGGACACGCTGGTCCTAGCCCTCACGGCCGCCTGCCAGGAGGTGCGCCGCATCGAGGCGTGGCGCGTCGTCGACGTCAGCAAGCGCCGGCTGCAACTCCAGCGGAAGGTCGGCGTGGGCATTACGCTCGACGAGTTCCGCCGTCGACAGGAAGCCGGACACTTCGGGCACGCCGGCCTCCGCGAGTCGGCGCAGCTCATCGCCCGCGGCCTCGGTTGGCAGCTCGATGTCGTCGAGCAGACGCTGGAGCCTGTCATCGCCCCCAACGGCCTCGCCGCCGGCGTCCACCAGGTAGTGAGCGCCTGGGTCAAGGGCCGCGAAGTGATCCATCTCGACCTGCAGATGGCGAAGGACGCGCTGAACGCCCGCGACGAGATAATCATCGACGGCCGCCCGCCCGTGCGCGCCGTCCTTCCCGGCGGCGTCCAGGGCGACCTCGCCACCGCGGGCGTCGTCGTCAATGCTATTCCCGCTGTCGTTCGCTCCGCGCCCGGCCTCGTCACCATGGCCGAGCTGGCGCTGGTGACGGCCTTCGATACGCCGCCGGAATGACCGGCCCGCCCGACGTTAGCGAAAGAGAGGGGCGCATGACGAGCACTGTCGAACGTTACCGCGCGCTGCACCCGCGTTCCGCCGCCCTGCACGAGCAGGCGCTGCGCGAGTTCCCCAACGGCGTCACCCACGACATCCGCTACTTCGAGCCGTTCCCCATCTACGTCGAGCGCGCCGCCGGCTCCCGCAAGTGGGACGTCGACGGCAACGAGCTCATCGACTACGTGATGGGCCATGGCGCCCTGCTCCTCGGCCACGCCCATCCCGTGCTCGTCGAGGCCGTCACGCGCCAGGTGCAGAGGGGCACCCACTACGGCGCCTGTCACGAGCTGGAGATGGAGTGGGCGGGCTGGATCAAGCGCCTCGTTCCCTCCGCGGAGACGGTCCGCTTCACCACATGCGGCACGGAGGCCACCATGATGGCCGTGCGACTCGCCCGCGCCTTCACGGGACGAAACAAGTTGGTGCGGTTCGCCCTCAACTTCCACGGCTGGAACGACAGCGTCGTCGGCCTCACGTCGCCGGAGGAGACGGTGCCCCGCTCGCCCGGCGTGCCCGACGCCTTCCTCGGACAGCAGGTCATCCTGCCCCAGAACGGACGCGAGGAGCTGGAGCGGACGCTCGCCTCCGACCCCGATATCGCCGCCGTCATCCTCGAGCCCACGGGCGCCTCCGCGGGCACGATACCCATCGACCCCGACTTCCTCCCCTTCCTGCGCGAGCAGACGCAGCAACACAACGTCGTTCTCATCTTCGACGAGGTGGTGACCGGCTTCCGCGTCTGCCCCGGCGGCGCCCAGGCCTACTTCGGCGTCACGCCCGACCTGACGACCCTGGGGAAGATAGTCAGCGGGGGCATTCCGGGGGCCGCCGTCGTCGGCCGCGAGGACATCCTGGCGCGCATCGAGTTCCGCGACGACCCGGAGTGGAACCTGCGGCGTCGCATCAGTCATCCGGGCACGTTCAATGCGAACCCTTTGTCGGCGGCGGCGGGCGTCGCAATGCTGTCGCACATCTGCGATGGGGACGCCCAGCAGCGGGCGGCCGACCTGGCGAAGCGGCTGTGTCAGGAGGCGAACCACATCATGCGGCAGGCGGGCGCGAAGGGCGTCGCCTACACGTTCTCATCGATGTTCCACATTACGATAGGCGTGGACTGTCCGGAGCCCATCGACGGGTACCTGTGGAACTGGGAGGAACGCCCGGGCGCGACGGTGCCGCAGACGCCGGGGCCGGTGGCGACGGCGTTCCGTCAGGAGATGATCAATCGAGGGGTCGATTTCATGCGGACGGGGGGCATGATGTCGGCGGTGCACACGGAGTCAGACATCGACGCCACCCTCTCCGCCCTGGAGGCGACTTTGGGAAATCTGCGACTCGAAAGGCGGCCTTAGTACACCCAAGTGGCTGGCACGCGGACGTCTAGAGCACCGAGTAATGGTCTGCGATCATTGATTCAACCACTAGCAAACCAAGAACTAGTACGCGCAAAGTGGGGCCATACCGTGTCAGCGAGTATTGGCCGTCAAGCACCCCATAACCCTGACTCCAAACAACCGTTCTGGGTGGGCGGGTGGGAAGAAGAGCGCTCATGTTGCCAGCAGCGGCAGCGCCGACTATTGCGCGTCTCGCCCCGCATCCTACAATAGAGGCGGGAGGAGAGAGATGACGGAGAGACGGCGCACACGCAAACCCTCGTCGCGGGCCGACAGGCAGCGCCTCATCGAGCGCCTCGACGAGTTCCACCGCTTCATCCAAGAGTGCGCCGAATGCCAGTCGGAGGCGCCAGCGCACTGGCAGTTCTGCGCCAATTGCGGCGCCCGGCTCTCAACCCAGTGCCCCGGCTGCGGGCAGCCCCTGCCGCCGACGGGCGCGCGCTTCTGCCCCCACTGCGGGGTGGAGATACCGCGCGCGGAGGGGTAGCGCCATCGATGGCGGCGCCGGGGCTGGAAGCCCTGGCTACGTGATGTGAAGGGCGCGCGCTTCTGCCCCCACTGCGGCGTCGAGATACTTCGCAAAGAGGCGTAGCGCCGGCCGCCGGGGGTGCAGGGGGCAGCGCCCCCTGCCGGGGGTCTGGGGGTGTCCCCCAACCCCAAAAGAAAGGCCGCGAGCCGCCGCCGCAGGCAGCGTGCGACGTGGCCGCCGCTACGCGAATAGAAGCTAACGTTCCCCCGTGCTAGACTGGCCCCAGGACCGCGAAACGGGTCGAGGGGCGTCATGCTCGATAAGCAGGCCGTCAAAGAACTGAAGCAGATCGTCGGCGACGACGCCGTCTTCCACGCGCCCGAAGACCTCATCACCTTCGAGTACGACGCCACTATCGAGACCGCCCTCCCCGACGTCGTCGTCCTCCCCAAGACGCCGCAGCAGGTCGCCGCTATTATCCGGCTCGCCGCCCGGCTCAATGTTCCCATCGTGCCCCGCGGCGCCGGCACCGGGCTTAGCGGCGGCTGCGTCCCCGTCGAGGGCGGT
The sequence above is drawn from the Dehalococcoidia bacterium genome and encodes:
- a CDS encoding dihydrodipicolinate reductase, yielding MTEQYRTIHFGLGPIGLEILRLTARRPSLRPVGAIDIADGLVGKDIAALAGLDSPLGITVAPDAPSVLASTPADVVLHSTASWLEEVRPQLLDIVRAGKNCISTCEELACPWDNYPGLAAELDSEAKANGVTVVGSGVNPGFVMDTLVLALTAACQEVRRIEAWRVVDVSKRRLQLQRKVGVGITLDEFRRRQEAGHFGHAGLRESAQLIARGLGWQLDVVEQTLEPVIAPNGLAAGVHQVVSAWVKGREVIHLDLQMAKDALNARDEIIIDGRPPVRAVLPGGVQGDLATAGVVVNAIPAVVRSAPGLVTMAELALVTAFDTPPE
- a CDS encoding aminotransferase class III-fold pyridoxal phosphate-dependent enzyme encodes the protein MTSTVERYRALHPRSAALHEQALREFPNGVTHDIRYFEPFPIYVERAAGSRKWDVDGNELIDYVMGHGALLLGHAHPVLVEAVTRQVQRGTHYGACHELEMEWAGWIKRLVPSAETVRFTTCGTEATMMAVRLARAFTGRNKLVRFALNFHGWNDSVVGLTSPEETVPRSPGVPDAFLGQQVILPQNGREELERTLASDPDIAAVILEPTGASAGTIPIDPDFLPFLREQTQQHNVVLIFDEVVTGFRVCPGGAQAYFGVTPDLTTLGKIVSGGIPGAAVVGREDILARIEFRDDPEWNLRRRISHPGTFNANPLSAAAGVAMLSHICDGDAQQRAADLAKRLCQEANHIMRQAGAKGVAYTFSSMFHITIGVDCPEPIDGYLWNWEERPGATVPQTPGPVATAFRQEMINRGVDFMRTGGMMSAVHTESDIDATLSALEATLGNLRLERRP
- a CDS encoding zinc-ribbon domain-containing protein gives rise to the protein MTERRRTRKPSSRADRQRLIERLDEFHRFIQECAECQSEAPAHWQFCANCGARLSTQCPGCGQPLPPTGARFCPHCGVEIPRAEG